One window of the Streptomyces sp. TS71-3 genome contains the following:
- a CDS encoding mandelate racemase/muconate lactonizing enzyme family protein — translation MRITAIETLLRGPLAAVRVHTDDGLTGIGQTAPYEAATSVGVLHTMVAPLFLGRDPWDVEALVDACVRHHYKFSGGFLLRALAGVDTALWDVLGKAAGRPVSQLLGGHARASVPMYASSMRRDITPEAEGERLAEAIAERGFRAVKIRVGEAMGRDRDAAPRRTERIVPHLRDALGDDVDLSADANGGYSAGRAIRVGRMLEEHGYFHFEEPCPFPDIEQTARVAAALDIPVSGGEQDTSLAQFHRMISTGAVDIVQPDIGYLGGVSRARKVAVLAEAAGIPCTPHCANDSLLQVFSLHLAAAQPACSQYQEWSIENTPWTQGVYAPLLKVADGEVAAPTAPGWGIVLDPDFVRAAECRRSAL, via the coding sequence GTGAGGATCACCGCGATCGAGACGCTGCTGCGCGGCCCGCTCGCCGCCGTCCGGGTCCACACCGACGACGGCCTCACCGGCATCGGGCAGACCGCACCCTACGAGGCGGCCACCAGCGTCGGAGTCCTGCACACCATGGTCGCCCCGCTCTTCCTCGGCAGGGACCCGTGGGACGTCGAGGCGCTCGTCGACGCCTGCGTACGGCACCACTACAAGTTCTCCGGCGGATTCCTGCTGCGCGCGCTCGCCGGTGTGGACACCGCGCTGTGGGACGTCCTCGGCAAGGCCGCGGGCCGGCCCGTCAGCCAGCTCCTCGGCGGGCACGCCAGGGCGTCGGTGCCGATGTACGCCTCCAGCATGCGCCGCGACATCACGCCCGAGGCGGAGGGCGAGCGCCTGGCGGAGGCGATCGCGGAGCGGGGATTCAGGGCGGTGAAGATCCGCGTCGGCGAGGCCATGGGCCGCGACCGGGACGCCGCGCCCCGCAGGACCGAGCGGATCGTGCCGCACCTGCGCGACGCGCTCGGCGACGACGTCGACCTGTCCGCGGACGCCAACGGCGGCTACTCGGCGGGCCGTGCCATCAGGGTCGGCCGGATGCTGGAGGAACACGGCTACTTCCACTTCGAGGAGCCCTGCCCCTTCCCGGACATCGAGCAGACCGCGCGGGTCGCCGCCGCCCTCGACATCCCCGTCTCCGGCGGCGAGCAGGACACGTCGCTGGCGCAGTTCCACCGCATGATCAGCACCGGTGCCGTGGACATCGTGCAGCCGGACATCGGCTACCTCGGCGGCGTGTCGCGGGCCCGCAAGGTCGCCGTGCTCGCCGAGGCCGCGGGCATCCCCTGCACCCCGCACTGCGCCAACGACTCGCTGCTGCAGGTCTTCAGCCTGCACCTCGCCGCCGCGCAGCCCGCGTGCAGCCAGTACCAGGAGTGGAGCATCGAGAACACGCCGTGGACGCAGGGCGTCTACGCGCCGCTGCTGAAGGTGGCGGACGGCGAGGTCGCCGCGCCCACCGCGCCGGGCTGGGGCATCGTGCTCGACCCCGACTTCGTACGGGCCGCGGAGTGCCGCCGCTCCGCGCTGTGA
- a CDS encoding SpoIIE family protein phosphatase encodes MRVESALEAIPSDLDAQGRARSVVEQVLVFTDATHAAVYQPARAGEELRLTVAAGVPGSLYGLVDGYATGGDAPVAAAHRSRTPLWLAAEELAGRPGAGGTATKDMALAVLPLTGDGAGRGCLLAVGDGPEGFGEEDRRRLELFAGAVVAPSARRMPPGATMVTPDGDVPVSTFTLSMDTGHIEVAEHVLDLFGIHPEDFDGRVETLLSLTVPEDLPTLMSVVEPDHMAIGDRELDFRIRRPSGEPRWLRLRGQVLPGGPDHPPQLLGTVVDTSLLGPGANDVFRIQQLAAVLAAAGTVRDASHAIVAALRQPLGADRAALAEVESDRLVVTVLDPPEPEAWPELWRAEWRTEWPDAPMRSMPTVAAALQDGRPVVWPAGASLEPALAGVGPGGLAVMPLPARGRTVGVCVFGWDEPHTSGPDERSLLTAAAGLAGQELTRVHALDAEHELVGMLQRSLLPRRLPPLPGGRAVARYLPSTVGLEVGGDWYDVIPMPDSHVALVIGDVQGHNAGAATLMGQMRTALRAYAVEGHPPDVVVSHANRLLLGMESDLFATCCYVDVDMEEGTAWCVRAGHLPPVLRHPDGSTQAVVTEGGPPLGVVTEAEFPMTPLRLLPGSMLVLTTDGLVETADLDLDDGLLRLREQLERADPGHLGQVADMLLAGGNRNDDVALLLLRYDGMEVRPRRESWTIWRVPEAPRHARRFTTRTLRAWGVTHDLDAVLLVVSELVTNALVHTDGQVRLELTLINDRLRIAVGDSSPRTPIKPTNIGWEATGGRGILLVQAVSDASGTVPVSGGKQVWSEIELG; translated from the coding sequence TTGCGTGTCGAAAGTGCGCTGGAGGCGATCCCCTCGGATCTGGACGCCCAGGGGCGTGCCCGGTCCGTCGTGGAACAGGTCCTGGTCTTCACCGATGCCACGCATGCGGCCGTCTACCAGCCGGCACGAGCCGGCGAGGAGCTGCGCCTGACCGTCGCGGCGGGCGTGCCCGGGTCGCTCTACGGCCTCGTGGACGGCTACGCGACCGGCGGCGACGCCCCGGTGGCCGCCGCGCACCGCTCTCGAACGCCGCTCTGGCTGGCGGCCGAGGAGCTGGCGGGGCGGCCCGGTGCCGGTGGGACCGCAACCAAGGACATGGCGCTTGCGGTCCTGCCGCTGACCGGGGACGGTGCGGGCCGCGGCTGCCTGCTGGCGGTGGGGGACGGTCCTGAGGGCTTCGGCGAGGAGGACCGGCGGCGTCTGGAGCTGTTCGCGGGCGCGGTCGTGGCCCCGTCGGCGCGCCGGATGCCGCCCGGTGCCACGATGGTCACACCGGACGGCGACGTGCCCGTCAGCACCTTCACCCTGTCCATGGACACCGGTCACATCGAGGTCGCCGAGCACGTGTTGGACCTCTTCGGCATCCACCCGGAGGACTTCGACGGCCGGGTGGAGACCCTGCTGTCGCTGACCGTGCCGGAGGACCTGCCCACGCTGATGTCCGTGGTCGAGCCCGACCACATGGCCATCGGCGACCGCGAGCTCGACTTCCGTATCCGCCGTCCGTCCGGGGAGCCCAGGTGGCTGCGGCTGCGCGGCCAGGTGCTGCCCGGCGGCCCGGACCACCCGCCGCAGTTGCTCGGCACCGTCGTCGACACCTCCCTGCTGGGGCCCGGCGCCAACGACGTCTTCCGCATCCAGCAGCTCGCCGCCGTGCTGGCGGCCGCAGGAACCGTCCGCGACGCGAGCCACGCCATCGTCGCGGCCCTGCGCCAGCCGCTCGGCGCGGACCGGGCCGCGCTCGCCGAGGTGGAGTCGGACCGGCTCGTCGTCACCGTCCTGGATCCGCCCGAGCCTGAGGCATGGCCGGAGCTGTGGCGCGCCGAGTGGCGCACCGAGTGGCCGGACGCGCCGATGCGTTCGATGCCCACCGTCGCCGCCGCCCTCCAGGACGGCCGGCCCGTGGTGTGGCCCGCGGGCGCCTCCCTCGAACCCGCGCTCGCCGGTGTCGGTCCCGGCGGCCTCGCCGTCATGCCGCTGCCCGCACGGGGACGAACGGTCGGCGTCTGCGTCTTCGGCTGGGACGAGCCGCACACCTCGGGACCCGACGAACGCTCCCTGCTCACCGCGGCCGCGGGGCTCGCGGGCCAGGAACTCACGCGCGTGCACGCCCTCGACGCCGAGCACGAACTCGTCGGCATGCTCCAGCGCTCCCTGCTGCCGCGCCGGCTGCCCCCGCTGCCCGGCGGGCGCGCGGTGGCCCGCTACCTGCCCAGCACCGTCGGCCTCGAGGTCGGCGGCGACTGGTACGACGTGATTCCCATGCCCGACAGCCATGTCGCCCTCGTCATCGGAGACGTCCAGGGCCACAACGCCGGTGCCGCCACGCTGATGGGCCAGATGCGCACCGCGCTGCGCGCCTACGCGGTCGAGGGGCACCCCCCGGACGTGGTCGTCTCGCACGCCAACCGGCTGCTGCTGGGCATGGAGAGCGACCTCTTCGCCACCTGCTGCTATGTCGACGTCGACATGGAGGAGGGCACCGCCTGGTGCGTCCGGGCCGGCCACCTGCCGCCGGTGCTGCGCCACCCCGACGGCTCGACGCAGGCGGTGGTGACCGAGGGCGGGCCGCCGCTCGGCGTGGTCACCGAGGCGGAGTTCCCCATGACGCCCCTGCGGCTGCTGCCCGGCTCGATGCTGGTGCTCACCACCGACGGCCTGGTGGAGACCGCGGACCTCGATCTCGACGACGGCCTGCTCAGACTCCGTGAGCAGCTGGAGCGAGCCGATCCGGGCCACCTCGGCCAGGTCGCGGACATGCTCCTCGCCGGCGGCAACCGCAACGACGACGTGGCGCTGCTCCTGCTGCGCTACGACGGCATGGAGGTGCGCCCGCGGCGCGAGAGCTGGACGATCTGGCGGGTTCCGGAGGCGCCGCGGCACGCCCGCCGCTTCACCACCCGCACGCTGCGCGCCTGGGGGGTCACCCACGACCTCGACGCGGTCCTGCTCGTCGTCTCCGAACTGGTCACCAACGCCCTGGTGCACACCGACGGGCAGGTGCGCCTCGAACTGACCCTCATCAACGACCGGCTGCGGATCGCCGTCGGCGACTCCTCACCGCGCACTCCCATCAAGCCGACCAACATCGGCTGGGAGGCCACCGGCGGCCGCGGCATCCTGCTGGTGCAGGCCGTGTCCGACGCCTCGGGGACCGTGCCGGTGAGCGGCGGCAAGCAGGTGTGGAGCGAGATCGAGCTGGGGTGA
- the rho gene encoding transcription termination factor Rho — MTTTLEPTTPPSAGQRPEQTAGVLDITRNGQGFLRGPELLPQPRDAQVSAAQIRRLGLRNGDTVVGELGAKRSLGEVALVNGRPPGRRSDRPHFHDLTPLHPLERLRLEHSGSGLTGRVVDLVAPVGKGQRGLIVAPPKAGKTVVLQQLAASLAANHPECHLMVVLLDERPEEVTDMRRRVHGEVLASTFDRSAREHIALAELAVARAQRMVEDGRDVVILLDSLTRLCRAHNNAAAAGGRTLSGGVDASALHGPKRLFGAARLTEEAGSLTILATALVETGSRADDYFFEELKSTGNMELRLDRAQADKRLFPAVDIPASGTRREELLVPSAELTALRGLRRALAAGDGHAGLETLLDRLRSTPDNAAFLRRIHQTVPGA, encoded by the coding sequence ATGACCACCACACTCGAACCCACGACGCCGCCGTCCGCCGGGCAGCGCCCCGAGCAGACCGCCGGCGTCCTCGACATCACCAGGAACGGGCAGGGCTTCCTGCGCGGGCCTGAGCTGCTGCCGCAGCCCCGCGACGCCCAGGTGTCCGCCGCGCAGATCCGCCGTCTCGGCCTGCGCAACGGCGACACCGTCGTCGGCGAGCTGGGCGCGAAGCGCTCGCTCGGCGAGGTCGCCCTCGTCAACGGGCGACCGCCCGGCCGGCGGAGCGACAGGCCGCACTTCCACGACCTGACACCCCTGCACCCCCTTGAACGGCTCCGCCTGGAGCACTCCGGCAGCGGCCTCACCGGGCGCGTCGTCGACCTGGTGGCCCCCGTCGGCAAAGGGCAGCGCGGGCTGATCGTGGCCCCTCCCAAGGCCGGCAAGACGGTGGTGCTGCAACAGCTCGCCGCGTCGCTCGCCGCCAACCACCCCGAGTGCCACCTCATGGTGGTGCTGCTCGACGAACGCCCCGAGGAGGTCACGGACATGCGCCGCCGGGTGCACGGCGAGGTGCTGGCCTCCACCTTCGACCGGTCGGCCAGGGAACACATCGCCCTCGCGGAGCTCGCCGTCGCACGCGCCCAGCGGATGGTCGAGGACGGCCGCGACGTCGTCATCCTGCTGGACTCCCTGACCAGGCTGTGCCGCGCCCACAACAACGCGGCCGCCGCGGGCGGACGCACCCTCAGCGGCGGGGTGGACGCCTCCGCGCTGCACGGCCCCAAGCGGCTCTTCGGTGCCGCCCGGCTCACCGAGGAGGCCGGCTCCCTCACCATCCTCGCCACCGCGCTCGTCGAGACGGGCTCCCGCGCCGACGACTACTTCTTCGAGGAGCTCAAGAGCACCGGCAACATGGAACTGCGCCTCGACCGGGCCCAGGCCGACAAGCGCCTCTTCCCCGCCGTCGACATCCCCGCCTCCGGCACCCGGCGCGAGGAACTCCTCGTCCCGTCCGCCGAACTGACGGCCCTGCGGGGACTGCGCCGCGCCCTTGCCGCCGGCGACGGCCACGCCGGGCTCGAAACCCTGCTGGACCGGCTGCGCTCGACCCCGGACAACGCCGCCTTCCTCCGCCGGATCCACCAGACCGTCCCCGGGGCCTGA
- a CDS encoding ATP-binding protein — translation MTQPFEDLVRDRTGPDFVERRWLRERIERALAGDAGYVLVTGEPGAGKTSMLASLARSRPDRLRYFVRRDSRTALAGGDVQSFLLSIGHQLARHRPELFRQDRLEVVVRQHIDTVEAGGRAVGIRIADLTASPFHRTATLALEQRVTHVVSGSVSGIEIGTATLEPRLLEPDNLAHLALIDPAEVLLAEDPDARIVILLDALDELAGRHADLLDWLVRGPELPRNVRLVLTSRPHPALEPLRLSRAHRLHEVAIDPGSPQVHDDLAGYAEHVLGTEAVTRAARCRGHDPRTLRRDAVRRAAGNFLHLAAYARALTDAATADDGVLLPKLLALNDLPPGLGGLYAFFVATARTDIENLGMLEIRDPAGAAGRTAPAWETVGQPLLGVLTVARDPLTVEELTALAGIRVWPRAVRNVLARLRWLLDVRGERLAFYHASIGEFLAGERTAREHPDYAVDTQEWHERIVRHYRGAAASWAEVDWPAVDRYGLTHLAEHTIRCRPAVADGAVHLVCGGLRRAIRADLGSDRHFLRLLDLVGERVVNRFPPATGIPAVLYLGVVRRQVLRGMRTLAPAVLGLLVRLGRTEEALEHLSAQPPSLQQFEAAVEIVNRSRPLRTELLDLLVETALTVPADEARDGDPTAPSRHPLKRAARVLAPHDLPRALRLWERASATGRSEAPDPVYRAAAEATGDLEAARALVASIRTDRAGAYLDLAARAEPGDLPDLLRLAEDALSGAALTDELRTRAGLAAAWAAVDADRAAGHLAALLTAVDREAPDAAERTEGIVEAASRLAEHDRTTARALLDRLDAIEVDGLVDDAFLRAATLWARFGALDRARALLDRLVAWNDTVWTRIRVSKVVARFDRSEAQRMVERAHAMIRPADPGGGTVSYSFRESELRTVALELAGYDPQRAVAAAGEMANVGWSEFLPDRYSTLARIAHALLDRGDSDTPRTILAGIHRSAEQAPPLVDRRLGPYYPLTGASPPRGPGSPAERAEHLPFLYNHTRDWQFLSERRFHHDPADLIRAMAPGSWSSGNPYSLARTVRVLAETVVDREPRLASALVHSLTDGGERAIGTAALFRSAAETGAAERAGRLWAEVGRALSGIPSYAWTVDDQDGFAFAYVRPDHRALFEAAIRLIPHEADTGLHLLGDAGLGYLQHAFQLSFVTFASAAYAGSVLSGRAPYPTFQRVHEDVISRPAVPEGHPDTALDIARAAVAFHESLIAPRRGRAAEMVIKDPVYAAAVDLVTAGEGEPISGAFAEKVRALASGDRLPAAAGLVEFAARLRPVDDRVRRLAGEIVDASEGRGAQRVVTLLQFACSPVLGELVDPVELLAEAERLPDDPFSRVEQDEAVTRLFPVLLGLRPPAVALRLLHDSVLENWSRAMALLECAAEPLVTALGTDVAGRLTEAVRAALACVSPDGTAPDEVDGVRLGHGA, via the coding sequence GTGACCCAGCCGTTCGAGGACCTGGTCCGGGACCGCACCGGGCCGGACTTCGTCGAGCGCCGCTGGCTCCGGGAACGGATCGAGCGGGCGCTGGCCGGCGACGCCGGCTACGTGCTGGTGACCGGGGAGCCGGGGGCGGGCAAGACCAGCATGCTGGCCTCACTGGCCAGGTCCCGGCCCGACCGGCTGCGGTACTTCGTCCGCCGGGACAGCCGGACCGCGCTGGCCGGCGGGGACGTCCAGTCGTTCCTGCTGTCGATCGGCCACCAACTCGCCCGCCACCGGCCCGAGCTCTTCCGGCAGGACCGGCTCGAAGTGGTGGTGCGCCAGCACATCGACACCGTGGAAGCCGGTGGCCGCGCCGTCGGCATCCGGATCGCCGACCTGACGGCGTCCCCGTTCCACCGCACCGCCACCCTCGCGCTGGAGCAGCGCGTCACCCACGTGGTATCCGGCAGCGTCAGCGGCATCGAGATCGGCACCGCCACCCTCGAACCCCGGCTGCTGGAACCCGACAACCTCGCCCACCTCGCACTGATCGACCCGGCCGAGGTCCTGCTCGCCGAGGACCCGGACGCCAGGATCGTGATCCTCCTCGACGCGCTCGACGAGTTGGCCGGCAGGCACGCGGACCTGCTGGACTGGCTCGTGCGCGGGCCGGAACTGCCGCGCAACGTGCGCCTCGTGCTCACCTCGCGACCGCACCCGGCACTCGAACCCCTGCGGCTGAGCCGGGCACACCGGCTGCACGAGGTCGCCATCGACCCCGGCTCCCCGCAGGTGCACGACGACCTCGCCGGCTACGCGGAACACGTGCTGGGCACCGAGGCCGTCACCCGTGCGGCCCGGTGCCGCGGCCACGATCCTCGGACGCTGCGCCGGGACGCGGTTCGCAGGGCGGCCGGGAACTTCCTCCACCTGGCGGCCTACGCACGGGCGCTGACCGACGCGGCCACAGCTGACGACGGGGTACTGCTGCCCAAGCTCCTCGCGCTGAACGACCTGCCGCCCGGCCTCGGCGGGCTGTACGCGTTCTTCGTGGCGACCGCGCGTACCGACATCGAGAACCTCGGCATGCTGGAGATCCGCGACCCGGCCGGTGCCGCCGGGCGGACGGCGCCGGCCTGGGAGACGGTCGGCCAACCGCTCCTCGGCGTGCTGACCGTGGCGCGCGACCCGCTGACCGTCGAGGAGCTGACCGCGCTCGCCGGCATCCGGGTGTGGCCGCGGGCGGTGCGCAACGTGCTGGCGCGGCTGCGGTGGCTGCTCGACGTGCGCGGCGAGCGCCTGGCCTTCTACCACGCCTCGATCGGCGAGTTCCTGGCCGGCGAGCGGACCGCGCGCGAGCACCCCGACTACGCGGTGGACACCCAGGAGTGGCACGAGCGGATCGTCCGGCACTACCGCGGCGCGGCCGCGTCCTGGGCGGAGGTCGACTGGCCCGCGGTGGACCGCTACGGGCTGACGCACCTGGCGGAACACACCATCCGGTGCCGCCCCGCGGTCGCGGACGGAGCGGTGCATCTGGTCTGCGGCGGGCTGCGACGGGCGATCCGGGCGGACCTCGGCTCGGACCGGCACTTCCTCCGGCTGCTCGACCTGGTCGGCGAGCGGGTCGTCAACCGCTTCCCGCCGGCCACGGGCATACCGGCCGTGCTGTACCTGGGCGTGGTCCGCCGGCAGGTGCTGCGCGGCATGCGCACCCTGGCACCGGCCGTGCTCGGCCTGCTGGTCCGCCTCGGCCGCACCGAGGAGGCGCTGGAGCACCTGTCCGCGCAGCCGCCCTCGCTCCAGCAGTTCGAGGCGGCGGTGGAGATCGTCAACCGGAGCAGGCCGCTGCGCACGGAACTGCTGGACCTGCTCGTGGAGACGGCGCTGACGGTCCCGGCGGACGAGGCACGGGACGGCGACCCGACGGCGCCGAGCAGGCATCCGCTGAAGCGGGCGGCGCGTGTACTTGCGCCGCACGACCTGCCCCGCGCCCTGCGCCTGTGGGAACGCGCCTCGGCGACCGGCCGGTCCGAAGCCCCGGACCCGGTCTACCGCGCGGCTGCGGAGGCAACCGGCGACCTGGAGGCGGCGCGGGCGCTGGTCGCGTCGATCCGCACCGACCGGGCCGGCGCCTACCTGGACCTCGCGGCGCGGGCCGAGCCCGGCGACCTCCCCGATCTGCTGCGGCTCGCCGAGGACGCCCTGTCCGGCGCCGCGCTCACCGACGAGTTGCGCACCCGGGCCGGCCTGGCCGCGGCCTGGGCGGCCGTCGACGCGGACCGTGCCGCGGGACACCTCGCCGCCCTGCTCACCGCGGTCGACCGGGAAGCCCCGGATGCCGCGGAACGGACCGAGGGCATCGTCGAGGCGGCCTCCCGACTGGCCGAGCACGACCGCACGACCGCCAGGGCCCTCCTGGACCGGCTGGACGCCATCGAGGTCGACGGCCTTGTCGACGACGCGTTCCTGCGCGCGGCGACGCTGTGGGCTCGGTTCGGCGCCCTGGACCGCGCACGGGCCCTGCTCGACCGGCTGGTCGCCTGGAACGACACGGTGTGGACCCGCATACGGGTCAGCAAGGTCGTCGCCCGGTTCGACCGCTCCGAGGCACAGCGCATGGTCGAGCGGGCCCACGCCATGATCCGCCCCGCCGACCCCGGCGGAGGCACTGTCTCCTACAGTTTCCGCGAGTCGGAGCTGCGGACCGTGGCCCTGGAGCTGGCCGGATACGATCCGCAGCGCGCGGTCGCGGCCGCCGGCGAGATGGCCAACGTCGGCTGGTCCGAGTTCCTGCCCGACCGGTACTCCACGCTGGCCCGGATCGCCCACGCGCTCCTCGACCGCGGCGACTCCGACACCCCGCGGACCATCCTGGCCGGGATCCACCGGTCCGCGGAACAGGCACCGCCGCTCGTCGACCGGCGCCTTGGGCCGTACTACCCGCTCACCGGGGCCTCACCGCCCCGTGGGCCGGGATCTCCGGCTGAACGGGCGGAACACCTGCCGTTCCTGTACAACCACACCAGGGACTGGCAGTTCCTCAGCGAGCGGCGCTTCCACCACGACCCGGCGGACCTCATCCGGGCCATGGCGCCCGGCTCGTGGTCGAGCGGGAATCCCTACTCCCTGGCGCGCACCGTCCGGGTCCTCGCCGAAACCGTCGTGGACCGGGAGCCACGCCTCGCCTCCGCACTCGTCCACTCGCTCACCGACGGCGGCGAGCGAGCCATCGGCACGGCCGCGTTGTTCCGGTCCGCCGCCGAGACGGGCGCGGCGGAGCGGGCCGGCAGGCTCTGGGCCGAGGTCGGCCGGGCCCTGTCCGGCATTCCCTCGTACGCGTGGACGGTGGACGACCAGGACGGCTTCGCCTTCGCCTACGTCCGGCCAGACCACCGGGCCCTGTTCGAGGCCGCGATCCGGCTCATCCCCCACGAGGCCGACACCGGACTGCACCTGCTGGGTGACGCGGGCCTCGGCTACCTCCAGCACGCGTTCCAGCTGTCGTTCGTGACGTTCGCGTCGGCGGCGTACGCCGGCAGCGTGCTGAGCGGCAGAGCGCCCTACCCGACGTTCCAGCGCGTGCACGAGGACGTGATCTCGCGGCCGGCCGTGCCGGAGGGCCACCCTGACACCGCGTTGGACATCGCCCGCGCGGCGGTGGCGTTCCACGAGTCCCTCATCGCGCCGCGACGTGGCCGCGCCGCCGAGATGGTGATCAAAGACCCGGTGTACGCGGCCGCCGTCGACCTGGTCACCGCCGGCGAGGGCGAGCCCATCAGCGGCGCCTTCGCCGAGAAGGTCCGTGCCCTGGCGTCCGGCGACCGCCTGCCGGCAGCCGCCGGGCTCGTCGAGTTCGCCGCCCGGCTGCGGCCGGTCGACGACCGGGTCCGGCGTCTGGCCGGGGAGATCGTCGACGCGAGCGAGGGCCGTGGGGCGCAGCGGGTGGTCACCCTCCTGCAGTTCGCGTGCTCGCCGGTGCTCGGCGAACTGGTCGATCCCGTCGAGTTGCTCGCCGAGGCCGAGCGGCTGCCCGACGACCCGTTCAGCCGGGTGGAACAGGACGAGGCGGTGACGAGGCTGTTCCCGGTCCTGCTCGGGCTCCGGCCGCCGGCCGTCGCGCTCCGACTGCTGCACGACTCCGTTCTGGAGAACTGGAGCAGGGCGATGGCCCTGCTGGAGTGCGCTGCCGAACCGCTGGTCACCGCGCTCGGAACGGACGTCGCCGGCCGCCTGACCGAGGCGGTCCGGGCGGCGTTGGCCTGCGTGTCCCCGGACGGCACCGCACCGGACGAGGTCGACGGCGTCCGGCTCGGCCACGGAGCCTGA
- a CDS encoding MFS transporter: MSSSRSNVRWLTLALIVALIVINYIDRSAISYAVAPLTKAFGISTSQYGLISSAFSIGYMVFAFLAGPLVDRYGARRILLVGVAVWSVVTAVTPISGSFVGLFIARIVLGAGEGPGFPAASRTVSRWMPQKERGIALAMVGGVAVAGSLLIGGPLVTQLIAAVGWQGMFWVLAGLGALWFVVAWALLRNTPHEHGKVSAAEHEHIAAGQLAEERSSTERIQWRPVLTNRNLWIIAVGYFAWGFMFWGFMYWLPEYLSSQYHLGITAVGLFTVAPWAAGIGGALIGGVITDRVFARTGDPRSRLTIMGVALLLSGTALIPIFTSPSLTVAVTFISIGVGLGFVTGGIWWVAAIDAAPSQPGVAAGFADASFALSGIVAPSVMGFIVSVTGSFSSGFVVMTVLAVIGAGSLLLLPKRYERRKPPAGARAGLVAGAR; encoded by the coding sequence ATGAGTTCCTCGCGCTCCAACGTCCGGTGGCTGACGCTCGCCCTGATCGTCGCCCTGATCGTGATCAACTACATCGACCGCAGTGCCATCAGCTACGCGGTCGCCCCGCTCACCAAGGCCTTCGGCATCAGCACGTCCCAGTACGGGCTGATCAGCAGCGCCTTCTCCATCGGCTACATGGTGTTCGCGTTCCTGGCCGGCCCGCTGGTCGACCGCTACGGCGCACGGCGCATCCTGCTGGTGGGCGTGGCCGTATGGTCGGTCGTCACCGCGGTGACCCCGATCTCGGGCTCGTTCGTCGGACTGTTCATCGCCCGGATCGTCCTCGGTGCGGGCGAGGGCCCCGGCTTCCCCGCGGCGAGCCGCACGGTCAGCCGCTGGATGCCGCAGAAGGAACGCGGGATCGCGCTCGCGATGGTCGGCGGTGTCGCCGTGGCCGGATCCCTGCTGATCGGCGGTCCGCTGGTGACGCAGCTGATCGCGGCGGTGGGCTGGCAGGGCATGTTCTGGGTGCTCGCCGGGCTCGGAGCGCTGTGGTTCGTGGTCGCCTGGGCGCTGCTCAGGAACACCCCGCACGAGCACGGGAAGGTGTCGGCGGCGGAGCACGAGCACATCGCCGCCGGACAGCTCGCGGAGGAACGGTCCTCGACGGAGCGGATCCAGTGGCGCCCGGTGCTCACCAACCGGAACCTGTGGATCATCGCGGTCGGCTACTTCGCGTGGGGCTTCATGTTCTGGGGCTTCATGTACTGGCTGCCGGAGTACCTGTCGTCGCAGTACCACCTCGGCATCACCGCGGTCGGCCTGTTCACCGTCGCGCCCTGGGCGGCCGGCATCGGCGGCGCCCTCATCGGCGGCGTGATCACCGACCGGGTCTTCGCCCGGACCGGCGACCCCAGAAGCCGCCTCACCATCATGGGTGTCGCGCTGCTGCTCTCCGGCACCGCGCTGATCCCGATCTTCACGTCGCCGTCCCTGACCGTCGCGGTGACCTTCATCTCGATCGGAGTCGGCCTGGGCTTCGTGACCGGTGGCATCTGGTGGGTCGCCGCGATCGACGCGGCGCCCTCACAGCCCGGCGTCGCGGCCGGTTTCGCCGACGCCTCGTTCGCGCTGTCCGGCATCGTCGCGCCCTCCGTGATGGGCTTCATCGTCAGCGTGACCGGCAGCTTCTCCAGCGGATTCGTGGTGATGACCGTGCTCGCCGTCATCGGCGCGGGATCGCTGCTGCTCCTGCCGAAGCGGTACGAGAGGCGGAAGCCGCCGGCCGGCGCCCGGGCCGGGCTGGTCGCCGGGGCGCGGTGA